One Leptidea sinapis chromosome 32, ilLepSina1.1, whole genome shotgun sequence genomic region harbors:
- the LOC126974271 gene encoding serine/threonine-protein kinase minibrain isoform X4: MLGEAPVSLLRTLSDSLWWPSLKTLAMVYYAKKKRRAQQYLGDDGSHKKERKLYNDGYDDDNHDYIIKQGEKFLDRYEISSPIGKGSFGQVVKAYDHEEQCQVAIKIIKNKKPFLNQAQIEVKLLEMMNRADAENKYYIVKLKRHFMWRNHLCLVFELLSYNLYDLLRNTNFRGVSLNLTRKFAQQLCTALLFLSQPELNIIHCDLKPENILLCNPKRSAIKIVDFGSSCQLGQRIYQYIQSRFYRSPEVLLGIPYDLAIDMWSLGCILVEMHTGEPLFSGANELDQMNKIVEVLGMPPDHLLDQAHKTRKFFDKLPASEGGGYALKKVASKDGGYRKYRPAGTRRLHDILGVEGGGPAARRRGEPGHSVSDYLKFKDLILRMLEYDPKQRVTPYYALQHNFFKRTADESTNTQQSQPQPQSQPQPQSHHQHVSGTRLWGGAERMEVENVRRDDDMLPVHQLQHSPVAIH, encoded by the exons GTATACTACGCGAAAAAGAAACGGAGAGCGCAGCAGTATCTGGGCGACGACGGGTCACACAAGAAGGAGAGGAAGTTGTACAACGACGGATACGACGACGACAACCACGACTACATCATCAAGCAGGGCGAGAAGTTCCTCGACCGGTACGAGATCTCGTCGCCGATCGGCAAGGGATCCTTCGGACAG GTTGTGAAAGCGTATGACCACGAGGAGCAATGTCAAGTAgcgattaaaataattaagaataagAAACCTTTCCTAAATCAGGCACAAATAGAGGTCAAGTTACTGGAGATGATGAACAGGGCGGATGCCGAGAATAAGTATTATATAG TCAAATTGAAGCGTCACTTCATGTGGCGGAACCACCTGTGCCTCGTGTTTGAGCTGCTCTCCTACAACCTGTACGACCTGCTCAGGAACACCAACTTCCGCGGCGTCTCGCTCAACCTGACGCGCAAATTTGCGCAGCAGCTTTGTACGGCGCTGCTGTTCCTTAGTCAGCCTG AACTAAACATAATTCACTGTGATCTTAAACCCGAGAATATTCTTCTATGTAATCCTAAGCGGTCAGCAATCAAAATAGTGGACTTCGGTAGCTCATGTCAATTAGGGCAAAGG ATATACCAGTACATCCAGTCGAGGTTCTACAGATCACCGGAGGTGCTGCTAGGGATCCCCTACGACCTGGCCATCGACATGTGGTCGCTGGGCTGTATCCTGGTGGAGATGCACACGGGAGAACCTCTGTTCAGCGGCGCTAACGAGCTGGACCAGATGAATAAGATTGTGGAGGTGCTAGGCATGCCACCCGACCATTTGTTGGATCAG GCACACAAAACAAGAAAGTTCTTCGACAAATTACCAGCATCTGAGGGTGGCGGTTATGCATTGAAGAAGGTTGCAAGTAAAGACGG CGGCTACAGGAAGTACCGACCTGCGGGCACTCGGCGGCTCCACGACATCCTGGGCGTGGAGGGCGGCGGCCCGGCGGCCCGGAGGCGGGGTGAGCCCGGCCACTCCGTCTCCGACTACCTCAAGTTTAAG GATTTAATACTACGTATGCTGGAGTACGACCCCAAACAGCGTGTGACGCCATACTACGCGCTCCAACACAACTTCTTCAAGCGGACGGCGGACGAGTCGACAAACACGCAGCAGTCGCAGCCGCAGCCGCAGTCGCAACCGCAACCGCAGTCGCATCACCAACACG TGAGCGGTACCAGACTGTGGGGCGGCGCCGAGCGCATGGAGGTCGAGAACGTTCGACGCGACGACGACATGTTGCCCGTGCACCAGCTGCAGCACAGTCCCGTCGCCATTCACTAG